The following proteins are encoded in a genomic region of Terriglobia bacterium:
- a CDS encoding CarD family transcriptional regulator, with protein sequence MEFRVGEKVVYPNHGVGIIEQVTSRAVNGIPEEFYMLRIHSNASLVMVPTANVKSVGMRKIIRKVDCEGLFKLLEEDFFEPAADWKGRYKEHCDKMRTGSIFQVAEVLKNLVYLSFRKNLSFREKRMLDRAKQLIISEIATVRGVSEKTVEDHIDRSLAEAYARSVKATA encoded by the coding sequence ATGGAATTTCGTGTGGGAGAGAAGGTCGTTTATCCTAACCACGGTGTCGGCATCATCGAACAGGTTACCAGTCGTGCGGTGAATGGCATCCCTGAGGAATTCTACATGCTCAGGATCCATTCCAACGCCTCGCTCGTCATGGTCCCCACCGCCAACGTCAAGAGCGTCGGCATGCGCAAGATCATCCGCAAGGTCGATTGCGAGGGCCTGTTCAAGCTGCTCGAGGAAGACTTCTTCGAACCCGCCGCCGACTGGAAGGGCCGCTACAAGGAACACTGCGACAAAATGCGCACCGGCTCCATTTTCCAGGTGGCGGAAGTGCTCAAGAATCTCGTGTACCTCAGTTTCAGGAAGAACCTCTCTTTCCGCGAAAAGCGCATGCTCGATCGCGCCAAGCAGCTCATCATCAGCGAGATTGCCACGGTCCGGGGTGTCAGCGAGAAAACGGTCGAAGATCATATTGACAGGTCCTTAGCCGAAGCTTACGCGCGTTCAGTCAAGGCTACCGCCTAA